Proteins from one Sylvia atricapilla isolate bSylAtr1 chromosome 1, bSylAtr1.pri, whole genome shotgun sequence genomic window:
- the TRAPPC8 gene encoding trafficking protein particle complex subunit 8 isoform X5 produces the protein MAQCVQSVQEFIQDSFVPLVAALCSEEAERLTRRNNLSFAELVRPFCRLTSEVHMRDPNNQLHIIKNLKIAVNNIITHPPQPGAIRKLLHDVVSVSQPAEGLVANVITAGDYDLNISATTPWFESYRECFLQSMPASDHEFLNHYVACMLVVSSSEPDPVEQFLKLSQEQHRIQHSSEYSYPKWFIPNTLKYYVLLHDVSTGEEQRADSIYEEMKQRYGTQGCYLLKINSRVSNRGADEQIPDPWSQYLQKSTIQNQDSYEDYTVVSNKNTDHLISDGIDNEIKDGLSNNFKTHPLQLDHPSGSLDSTDYMKASTSLQDSKKSNSGTPHGACLTLTDHDRIRQFIQEFTFRGLLPHIEKTIRQLNDQLISRKGLSRSLFTATKKWFSGSKVPEKSINELKNTSGLLYPPEAPELQIRKMADLCFLVQHYELAYSCYHTAKKDFLNDQAMLYAAGALEMAAVSAFLQPGAPRPYPAHYMETAIQTYRDICKNMVLAERCVLLSAEILKSQSKYSEAAALLIRLTSEDSDLRSALLLEQAAHCFINMKSPMVRKFAFHMILAGHRFSKAGQKKHALRCYCQAMQVYKGKGWSLAEDHINFTIGRQSFTLRQLDNAVSAFRHILINDSKQPPAQQGAFLREYLYVYKNATQLSPDGPLPQLPLPYINSSATRVFFGHDRRPAEGEKQAATHVSLDQEYDSESSQQWKELEEQVVSVINKGTIPPNFQPTQFCLNRYSDNSKFPLAVVEEPITVEVSFRNPLKVPLLLTDLSLLWKFQPKDFSAKHDGETKGQGTCDEDMVGTEAIAEFLINSEETKVARLKLFPHQTGELHILGVVYNLGSVQGAVSLDGIDPSIGLQAGKFVSNGLSVRGRQDLEIQGPRLNNTKEEKTSIKYGPDRRLDPIITEEMPLLEVFFINFPTGLLCGEIRKAYVEFVNVSKCPLTALKVVSKHPEFFTFGGNTAVLTPLSPSASENCSAYKTVVTDPTSVRTALLSSASSADFGVGTGGSPEVIQVPLPDAVLLPGASVQLPMWLRGPDEEGVHEINFLFYYESIKKHSKMCHRVLRHTAVICTSRSLHIRATVCRSNALGDEEGRGDNMLLFVDVENINTSETGVKEFHIVQVSSNSKHWKLQKSVNISGDKDTKLASRERAKLCFKAVRCKNSEENYTFADIVFGNEQIISSASPCADFFFQSLSSEYKRTHVQSHTHASQRAVKQSFDEIVRLIQRCSEVDLNIVILWKAYVVEDSKQLILEGQHHIALNTIGKEAFSFPQKQELPETVLLKFFRPENTPVPARPTPEQLSNLIKTSLHYPESFNHSFHQKSLCLVPVTLLLSNCSQAVVDVMIDLRHKPTSSEALEIHGSFTWLGQTQYKLQLKGQEVYSLQLKACFVHTGVYNLGTPRVFAKLVDQVTLFETSQQNSMPALIIINNI, from the exons CTACTACTCCTTGGTTTGAGTCTTACAGAGAGTGCTTTCTTCAGTCCATGCCTGCATCTGATCACGAATTCTTAAACCACTATGTTGCAT GTATGCTGGTAGTTTCTTCCAGTGAACCTGACCCTGTGGAGCAGTTCCTGAAGCTGTCCCAAGAACAACATCGGATTCAGCACAGTAGTGAATACTCATATCCCAAGTGGTTTATACCAAACACACTCAAATATTATGTGTTACTGCATGATGTAAGCACAGGAGAAGAACAAAG AGCTGACTCCATTTATGAAGAGATGAAACAGAGATATGGAACTCAGGGTTGCtatttgctgaaaataaattctcGGGTGTCTAATAGAGGAGCAGATGAACAGATACCAGATCCTTGGAGTCAGTACCTTCAGAAGAGCACTATCCAGAACCAG GATTCCTATGAAGATTATACTGTTGTTTCAAACAAGAATACTGATCACTTGATATCAGATGGCATAGACAATGAAATTAAAG ATGGCTTGTCAAACAACTTTAAGACTCACCCCCTTCAACTGGATCATCCCAGTGGCAGTTTGGATAGCACTGATTACATGAAGGCTTCTACATCATTGCAGGACTCAAAGAAGTCAAACTCTGGGACACCTCATGGTGCTTGTTTAACTCTCACAGATCACGATCGAATTAGGCAGTTCATACAGGAATTCACGTTCAGGGGACTTCTACCACACATAGAGAAAACAATTCGGCAGCTCAATGATCAG TTAATATCCAGGAAAGGCTTGAGCCGATCACTGTTTACTGCTACTAAGAAATGGTTTAGTGGCAGCAAGGTTCCAGAGAAAAGTATAAATGAACTTAAGAATACTTCTGGTTTGCT GTATCCACCAGAAGCGCCGGAGCTTCAAATTCGGAAAATGGCAGACTTGTGCTTTTTGGTGCAACACTATGAACTTGCATATAGCTGTTACCATACAGCAAAGAAAGACTTCTTAAATGATCAGGCAATGCTTTATGCAGCTGGAGCACTG GAAATGGCAGCAGTATCAGcttttcttcagcctggagCTCCTAGGCCATATCCTGCTCATTATATGGAGACAGCAATTCAGACCTATCGAGATATCTGCAA GAACATGGTTCTGGCTGAACGCTGTGTACTGCTTAGTGCTGAAATcttaaaaagtcaaagcaaatattcagaggcagctgctctTCTGATTCGTTTAACCAGTGAG gatTCAGACCTTCGCAGTGCACTCCTGTTGGAGCAGGCAGCCCATTGTTTTATAAACATGAAAAGTCCCATGGTTAGGAAGTTTGCATTTCATATGATACTGGCTGGTCACAGATTTAGTAAAGCAGGCCAG aagaaACATGCCTTACGTTGCTACTGTCAAGCCATGCAGGTTTACAAAGGGAAAGGCTGGTCTCTCGCAGAAGACCACATTAACTTCACCATTGGTCGTCAGTCCTTTACGCTTCGACAGCTGGACAACGCTGTGTCTGCCTTCAGGCATATTTTGATCAATGACAGTAAACAACCTCCAGCTCAGCAAGGAGCTTTTTTAAGAGAATATCTTTATGTCTATAAG AATGCAACCCAGCTGTCACCTGATGGTCCCTTACCACAGCTTCCTTTACCATATATTAACAGCTCAGCAACTCGTGTTTTCTTTGGCCACGATCGACGACCAGCAGAAG GTGAAAAGCAGGCAGCTACGCACGTGAGCCTGGATCAGGAGTATGACTCAGAATCATCACAGCAGTGGAAGGAGCTTGAGGAGCAGGTTGTGTCTGTGATAAATAAGGGAACAATCCCTCCAAACTTCCAACCAACACAGTTCTGTTTAAATCGCTACTCAGATAACTCCAAATTTCCGCTTGCTGTGGTAGAAG AACCAATAACTGTAGAAGTGTCCTTCCGAAACCCTCTGAAAGTTCCACTTCTTTTGACTGACCTTTCATTGCTGTGGAAGTTTCAACCTAAAGACTTCAGTGCAAAACatgatggagaaacaaaaggGCAG ggTACGTGTGATGAAGATATGGTAGGAACTGAAGCAATagcagaatttttaattaatagtGAGGAGACAAAAGTG GCAAGACTAAAGCTCTTTCCCCATCAAACAGGGGAGCTACATATTCTGGGAGTCGTTTATAATCTTGGCAGTGTTCAAGGTGCTGTGTCATTAGATGGGATAGATCCTTCTATTGGATTACAGGCAG gaaagttTGTTTCCAATGGGTTATCTGTACGAGGACGACAAGATTTAGAAATCCAAGGACCTCGACTTAATaacacaaaagaggaaaaaacatcgATTAAATATGGACCTGATCGACGTTTGGATCCCATTATTACAGAAGAAATGCCTTTGTTAGAG GTGTTCTTTATAAATTTCCCTACAGGGCTTCTCTGTGGAGAAATCAGAAAAGCATATGTAGAATTTGTGAACGTAAGCAAGTGTCCTCTTACTGCACTGAAGGTCGTGTCCAAGCATCCAGAATTTTTCACTTTTGGTGGAAATACTGCTGTCCTAACGCCACTGAGTCCTTCAGCCTCTGAGAACTGTAGTGCTTACAAGACTGTTGTGACAGACCCTACCTCTGTGCGAACAGCACTGCTGTCTTCAGCTTCTTCTGCAGACTTTGGGGTTGGCACGGGAGGTTCACCTGAAGTAATACAGGTTCCGCTTCCCGATGCTGTTCTTCTTCCTGGGGCTTCAGTGCAGCTGCCAATGTGGTTACGGGGGCCAGATGAAGAAGGTGTTCATGAAATTAACTTCTTGTTTTACTACGAAAGTATTAAAAAGCACTCAAAAATGTG CCATAGAGTATTAAGGCACACTGCAGTTATTTGTACCAGCCGATCTCTACACATTCGGGCTACTGTCTGCAGAAGTAATGCACTTGGGGATGAAGAAGGCAGAGGGGACAACATGTTGCTCTTTGTGGATGTAGAAAATATCAATACT AGTGAGACGGGTGTAAAGGAATTTCACATAGTGCAAGTTTCAAGCAATAGCAAGCACTGGAAGCTTCAAAAATCTGTTAACATCTCTGGAGACAAAG atactAAACTGGCTagcagagagagagcaaagtTATGTTTTAAAGCAGTGAGATGCAAAAATTCAGAAG AAAATTACACATTTGCAGATATTGTCTTTGGAAATGAACAG aTAATAAGTTCAGCCAGTCCTTGTGCAGACTTCTTTTTTCAAAGCTTATCCTCTGAGTATAAAAGAACACATGTGCAATCTCATACTCATGCATCACAAAGGGCAGTGAAACAATCATTTGATGAAATAGTCAGATTGATACAAAGATGCAGTGAAGTTGATTTGAACATTGTGATACTGTGGAAG GCATATGTTGTGGAAGACAGCAAGCAGCTTATTTTGGAGGGCCAGCATCATATTGCCCTTAACACAATTGGGAAGGAGgccttttcatttcctcagaAGCAG GAACTACCAGAAACGGTTCTATTAAAGTTTTTTCGACCAGAAAACACACCAGTACCTGCAAGACCAACACCAGAGCAGCTTTCTAATCTTATTAAGACAAGTCTTCATTATCCAGAGTCCTTCAATCATTCTTTTCATCAAAAAAG CCTCTGTCTGGTACCTGTGACTCTCCTACTTTCCAATTGTTCCCAGGCTGTTGTAGATGTGATGATTGATTTGAGGCATAAACCAACAAG ctctgAAGCACTAGAAATACATGGATCTTTTACATGGCTTGGGCAAACACAGTACAAGCTTCAACTTAAGGGCCAGGAGGTCTATAGCTTGCAGCTCAAAGCTTGCTTTGTTCATACAGGTGTCTATAACCTTGGAACCCCTAGAGTATTTGCCAAGCTCGTGGACCAAGTTACTTTGTTTGAAACAAGTCAGCAGAACTCCATGCCTGCACTGATTATTATCAATAATATCTGA
- the TRAPPC8 gene encoding trafficking protein particle complex subunit 8 isoform X2, with amino-acid sequence MAQCVQSVQEFIQDSFVPLVAALCSEEAERLTRRNNLSFAELVRPFCRLTSEVHMRDPNNQLHIIKNLKIAVNNIITHPPQPGAIRKLLHDVVSVSQPAEGLVANVITAGDYDLNISDRSVKASVPWYSNWKETLMELNTSTFYSATTPWFESYRECFLQSMPASDHEFLNHYVACMLVVSSSEPDPVEQFLKLSQEQHRIQHSSEYSYPKWFIPNTLKYYVLLHDVSTGEEQRADSIYEEMKQRYGTQGCYLLKINSRVSNRGADEQIPDPWSQYLQKSTIQNQDSYEDYTVVSNKNTDHLISDGIDNEIKDGLSNNFKTHPLQLDHPSGSLDSTDYMKASTSLQDSKKSNSGTPHGACLTLTDHDRIRQFIQEFTFRGLLPHIEKTIRQLNDQLISRKGLSRSLFTATKKWFSGSKVPEKSINELKNTSGLLYPPEAPELQIRKMADLCFLVQHYELAYSCYHTAKKDFLNDQAMLYAAGALEMAAVSAFLQPGAPRPYPAHYMETAIQTYRDICKNMVLAERCVLLSAEILKSQSKYSEAAALLIRLTSEDSDLRSALLLEQAAHCFINMKSPMVRKFAFHMILAGHRFSKAGQKKHALRCYCQAMQVYKGKGWSLAEDHINFTIGRQSFTLRQLDNAVSAFRHILINDSKQPPAQQGAFLREYLYVYKNATQLSPDGPLPQLPLPYINSSATRVFFGHDRRPAEGEKQAATHVSLDQEYDSESSQQWKELEEQVVSVINKGTIPPNFQPTQFCLNRYSDNSKFPLAVVEEPITVEVSFRNPLKVPLLLTDLSLLWKFQPKDFSAKHDGETKGQGTCDEDMVGTEAIAEFLINSEETKVARLKLFPHQTGELHILGVVYNLGSVQGAVSLDGIDPSIGLQAGKFVSNGLSVRGRQDLEIQGPRLNNTKEEKTSIKYGPDRRLDPIITEEMPLLEVFFINFPTGLLCGEIRKAYVEFVNVSKCPLTALKVVSKHPEFFTFGGNTAVLTPLSPSASENCSAYKTVVTDPTSVRTALLSSASSADFGVGTGGSPEVIQVPLPDAVLLPGASVQLPMWLRGPDEEGVHEINFLFYYESIKKHSKMCHRVLRHTAVICTSRSLHIRATVCRSNALGDEEGRGDNMLLFVDVENINTSETGVKEFHIVQVSSNSKHWKLQKSVNISGDKDTKLASRERAKLCFKAVRCKNSEENYTFADIVFGNEQIISSASPCADFFFQSLSSEYKRTHVQSHTHASQRAVKQSFDEIVRLIQRCSEVDLNIVILWKAYVVEDSKQLILEGQHHIALNTIGKEAFSFPQKQELPETVLLKFFRPENTPVPARPTPEQLSNLIKTSLHYPESFNHSFHQKSLCLVPVTLLLSNCSQAVVDVMIDLRHKPTSSEALEIHGSFTWLGQTQYKLQLKGQEVYSLQLKACFVHTGVYNLGTPRVFAKLVDQVTLFETSQQNSMPALIIINNI; translated from the exons CTACTACTCCTTGGTTTGAGTCTTACAGAGAGTGCTTTCTTCAGTCCATGCCTGCATCTGATCACGAATTCTTAAACCACTATGTTGCAT GTATGCTGGTAGTTTCTTCCAGTGAACCTGACCCTGTGGAGCAGTTCCTGAAGCTGTCCCAAGAACAACATCGGATTCAGCACAGTAGTGAATACTCATATCCCAAGTGGTTTATACCAAACACACTCAAATATTATGTGTTACTGCATGATGTAAGCACAGGAGAAGAACAAAG AGCTGACTCCATTTATGAAGAGATGAAACAGAGATATGGAACTCAGGGTTGCtatttgctgaaaataaattctcGGGTGTCTAATAGAGGAGCAGATGAACAGATACCAGATCCTTGGAGTCAGTACCTTCAGAAGAGCACTATCCAGAACCAG GATTCCTATGAAGATTATACTGTTGTTTCAAACAAGAATACTGATCACTTGATATCAGATGGCATAGACAATGAAATTAAAG ATGGCTTGTCAAACAACTTTAAGACTCACCCCCTTCAACTGGATCATCCCAGTGGCAGTTTGGATAGCACTGATTACATGAAGGCTTCTACATCATTGCAGGACTCAAAGAAGTCAAACTCTGGGACACCTCATGGTGCTTGTTTAACTCTCACAGATCACGATCGAATTAGGCAGTTCATACAGGAATTCACGTTCAGGGGACTTCTACCACACATAGAGAAAACAATTCGGCAGCTCAATGATCAG TTAATATCCAGGAAAGGCTTGAGCCGATCACTGTTTACTGCTACTAAGAAATGGTTTAGTGGCAGCAAGGTTCCAGAGAAAAGTATAAATGAACTTAAGAATACTTCTGGTTTGCT GTATCCACCAGAAGCGCCGGAGCTTCAAATTCGGAAAATGGCAGACTTGTGCTTTTTGGTGCAACACTATGAACTTGCATATAGCTGTTACCATACAGCAAAGAAAGACTTCTTAAATGATCAGGCAATGCTTTATGCAGCTGGAGCACTG GAAATGGCAGCAGTATCAGcttttcttcagcctggagCTCCTAGGCCATATCCTGCTCATTATATGGAGACAGCAATTCAGACCTATCGAGATATCTGCAA GAACATGGTTCTGGCTGAACGCTGTGTACTGCTTAGTGCTGAAATcttaaaaagtcaaagcaaatattcagaggcagctgctctTCTGATTCGTTTAACCAGTGAG gatTCAGACCTTCGCAGTGCACTCCTGTTGGAGCAGGCAGCCCATTGTTTTATAAACATGAAAAGTCCCATGGTTAGGAAGTTTGCATTTCATATGATACTGGCTGGTCACAGATTTAGTAAAGCAGGCCAG aagaaACATGCCTTACGTTGCTACTGTCAAGCCATGCAGGTTTACAAAGGGAAAGGCTGGTCTCTCGCAGAAGACCACATTAACTTCACCATTGGTCGTCAGTCCTTTACGCTTCGACAGCTGGACAACGCTGTGTCTGCCTTCAGGCATATTTTGATCAATGACAGTAAACAACCTCCAGCTCAGCAAGGAGCTTTTTTAAGAGAATATCTTTATGTCTATAAG AATGCAACCCAGCTGTCACCTGATGGTCCCTTACCACAGCTTCCTTTACCATATATTAACAGCTCAGCAACTCGTGTTTTCTTTGGCCACGATCGACGACCAGCAGAAG GTGAAAAGCAGGCAGCTACGCACGTGAGCCTGGATCAGGAGTATGACTCAGAATCATCACAGCAGTGGAAGGAGCTTGAGGAGCAGGTTGTGTCTGTGATAAATAAGGGAACAATCCCTCCAAACTTCCAACCAACACAGTTCTGTTTAAATCGCTACTCAGATAACTCCAAATTTCCGCTTGCTGTGGTAGAAG AACCAATAACTGTAGAAGTGTCCTTCCGAAACCCTCTGAAAGTTCCACTTCTTTTGACTGACCTTTCATTGCTGTGGAAGTTTCAACCTAAAGACTTCAGTGCAAAACatgatggagaaacaaaaggGCAG ggTACGTGTGATGAAGATATGGTAGGAACTGAAGCAATagcagaatttttaattaatagtGAGGAGACAAAAGTG GCAAGACTAAAGCTCTTTCCCCATCAAACAGGGGAGCTACATATTCTGGGAGTCGTTTATAATCTTGGCAGTGTTCAAGGTGCTGTGTCATTAGATGGGATAGATCCTTCTATTGGATTACAGGCAG gaaagttTGTTTCCAATGGGTTATCTGTACGAGGACGACAAGATTTAGAAATCCAAGGACCTCGACTTAATaacacaaaagaggaaaaaacatcgATTAAATATGGACCTGATCGACGTTTGGATCCCATTATTACAGAAGAAATGCCTTTGTTAGAG GTGTTCTTTATAAATTTCCCTACAGGGCTTCTCTGTGGAGAAATCAGAAAAGCATATGTAGAATTTGTGAACGTAAGCAAGTGTCCTCTTACTGCACTGAAGGTCGTGTCCAAGCATCCAGAATTTTTCACTTTTGGTGGAAATACTGCTGTCCTAACGCCACTGAGTCCTTCAGCCTCTGAGAACTGTAGTGCTTACAAGACTGTTGTGACAGACCCTACCTCTGTGCGAACAGCACTGCTGTCTTCAGCTTCTTCTGCAGACTTTGGGGTTGGCACGGGAGGTTCACCTGAAGTAATACAGGTTCCGCTTCCCGATGCTGTTCTTCTTCCTGGGGCTTCAGTGCAGCTGCCAATGTGGTTACGGGGGCCAGATGAAGAAGGTGTTCATGAAATTAACTTCTTGTTTTACTACGAAAGTATTAAAAAGCACTCAAAAATGTG CCATAGAGTATTAAGGCACACTGCAGTTATTTGTACCAGCCGATCTCTACACATTCGGGCTACTGTCTGCAGAAGTAATGCACTTGGGGATGAAGAAGGCAGAGGGGACAACATGTTGCTCTTTGTGGATGTAGAAAATATCAATACT AGTGAGACGGGTGTAAAGGAATTTCACATAGTGCAAGTTTCAAGCAATAGCAAGCACTGGAAGCTTCAAAAATCTGTTAACATCTCTGGAGACAAAG atactAAACTGGCTagcagagagagagcaaagtTATGTTTTAAAGCAGTGAGATGCAAAAATTCAGAAG AAAATTACACATTTGCAGATATTGTCTTTGGAAATGAACAG aTAATAAGTTCAGCCAGTCCTTGTGCAGACTTCTTTTTTCAAAGCTTATCCTCTGAGTATAAAAGAACACATGTGCAATCTCATACTCATGCATCACAAAGGGCAGTGAAACAATCATTTGATGAAATAGTCAGATTGATACAAAGATGCAGTGAAGTTGATTTGAACATTGTGATACTGTGGAAG GCATATGTTGTGGAAGACAGCAAGCAGCTTATTTTGGAGGGCCAGCATCATATTGCCCTTAACACAATTGGGAAGGAGgccttttcatttcctcagaAGCAG GAACTACCAGAAACGGTTCTATTAAAGTTTTTTCGACCAGAAAACACACCAGTACCTGCAAGACCAACACCAGAGCAGCTTTCTAATCTTATTAAGACAAGTCTTCATTATCCAGAGTCCTTCAATCATTCTTTTCATCAAAAAAG CCTCTGTCTGGTACCTGTGACTCTCCTACTTTCCAATTGTTCCCAGGCTGTTGTAGATGTGATGATTGATTTGAGGCATAAACCAACAAG ctctgAAGCACTAGAAATACATGGATCTTTTACATGGCTTGGGCAAACACAGTACAAGCTTCAACTTAAGGGCCAGGAGGTCTATAGCTTGCAGCTCAAAGCTTGCTTTGTTCATACAGGTGTCTATAACCTTGGAACCCCTAGAGTATTTGCCAAGCTCGTGGACCAAGTTACTTTGTTTGAAACAAGTCAGCAGAACTCCATGCCTGCACTGATTATTATCAATAATATCTGA